A portion of the Carassius carassius chromosome 42, fCarCar2.1, whole genome shotgun sequence genome contains these proteins:
- the LOC132124001 gene encoding 3-ketoacyl-CoA thiolase B, peroxisomal-like yields the protein MHRVQVLSGHLSSNSRVGMRQCSALAADPNDIVVVHGLRTAIGRAKRGSFKDTTPDELLSAVMSAVLKDVGLRPSLLGDVCVGNVLQPGAGALMARVAQFFSGFPESVPVYTVNRQCSSGLQALFNIAGGIRGGSYDLGLACGVESMSLRSPNNPGDISPRLMDNEKARDCIIPMGITSENVAERFGITREKQDRFALSSQQKAAMAQKRGLFEQEITPVTTKFVDENGTERTITVTKDDGIRPGTTLEGLAKLRPAFKETGSTTAGNASQVSDGAAAVLIGRRSTVEKLGLPVFGVLRACAVVGVPPDVMGIGPAYAIPEALNQAGLTVDDIDVFEINEAFASQAVYSVEKLGIPMEKVNPNGGAIALGHPLGCTGARQVVTLLNELKRRRKRGYGVVSMCIGTGMGAAAVFEYPGQ from the exons ATGCACAGAGTGCAGGTTTTGTCAGGACATCTGTCGTCAAATAGTCGTGTGGGAATGAGGCAGTGCAGCGCTTTGGCTGCTGATCCAAATGATATCGTTGTGGTTCATGGACTACGAACAGCCATCGGCCGAGCGAAGAGAGGGTCTTTTAAG GACACTACCCCAGATGAGCTTCTCAGTGCCGTGATGAGTGCAGTGCTGAAGGATGTGGGACTGAGACCCTCTTTACTAGGGGATGTGTGTGTTG GCAATGTACTACAACCTGGTGCAGGTGCACTGATGGCTCGAGTCGCACAATTTTTTAG tGGCTTTCCTGAGTCTGTACCAGTCTATACTGTGAACAGGCAGTGCTCTTCTGGACTACAAGCACTTTTTAATATTGCAg GTGGGATCAGAGGAGGTTCGTATGACCTGGGACTTGCCTGTGG TGTGGAGAGCATGTCCCTTCGTTCACCGAATAACCCTGGAGACATCAGCCCCCGACTGATGGACAACGAGAAAGCCAGGGACTGCATCATTCCCATGGG AATAACCTCAGAGAACGTTGCTGAGAGATTTGGCATCACTAGGGAAAAACAGGACCGCTTTGCTCTCAGCTCCCAACAAAA GGCAGCCATGGCACAGAAAAGGGGCTTGTTTGAGCAAGAGATCACACCAGTCACTACTAAATTTGTAGACGAAAATGGTACTGAGCGCACAATCACTGTCACAAAGGATGATGGGATCCGGCCTGGGACTACCTTGGAAGGCCTTGCCAAACTGCGACCAGCATTTAAAGAAACCGGCAGCACCACAGCAG GCAATGCCAGTCAGGTGAGTGATGGCGCAGCAGCGGTGCTAATTGGCCGGAGATCTACAGTGGAGAAACTGGGACTTCCTGTTTTTGGGGTGCTGAGGGCGTGCGCTGTGGTGGGTGTTCCACCGGACGTTATGGGCATTGGCCCAGCCTATGCCATCCCAGAAGCCCTGAACCAGGCTG GGTTGACTGTGGATGATATTGATGTGTTTGAGATCAACGAAGCATTTGCTAGTCAG GCTGTGTATTCTGTGGAAAAACTGGGCATTCCTATGGAGAAAGTGAATCCTAATGGAGGAGCCATTGCTCTTGGTCATCCACTGGGCTGCACTGGTGCTCGACAGGTCGTGACTTTGCTCAATGAGCTCAAACGCAGACGCAAGAG AGGGTATGGTGTGGTGTCCATGTGCATTGGGACTGGAATGGGAGCGGCTGCAGTTTTCGAGTATCCTGGCCAGTGA